Proteins encoded together in one Chrysemys picta bellii isolate R12L10 chromosome 22, ASM1138683v2, whole genome shotgun sequence window:
- the DDX23 gene encoding LOW QUALITY PROTEIN: probable ATP-dependent RNA helicase DDX23 (The sequence of the model RefSeq protein was modified relative to this genomic sequence to represent the inferred CDS: deleted 2 bases in 2 codons) — protein sequence MAGEVPDKKERDLSPPKEERKRSRSPDRDRDRKSSPSKERKRHRSRERRRGSRSRSRSRSKSAERERRHKERERERNKKDREREKDGHRRDKDRKRSSLSPSRGKDSKSRRERDSRRGEEEEDAALKKEKAQPLSLEELLAKKKAEEEAEAKPKFLSKAEREAEALKRRQQEVEERQRLLEDERKKRKQFQDLGRKMMEDPQERERRERRERMERETNGNEDEEGRQKIREEKDKSKELHAIKERYLGGIKKRRRTRHLNDRKFVFEWDASEDTSIDYNPLYKERHQVQLLGRGFIAGIDLKQQKREQSRFYGDLMEKRRTLEEKEQEEARLRKLRKKEAKQRWDDRHWSQKKLDEMTDRDWRIFREDYSITTKGGKIPNPIRSWKDSSLPPHILEVIDKCGYKEPTPIQRQAIPIGLQNRDIIGVAETGSGKTAAFLIPLLVWITTLPKIDRIEESDQGPYAIILAPTRELAQQIEEETIKFGKPLGIRTVAVIGGISREDQGFRLRMGCEIVIATPGRLIDVLENRYLVLSRCTYVVLDEADRMIDMGFEPDVQKILEHMPVTNQKPDTDEAEDPEKMLANFESGKHKYRQTVMFTATMPPAVERLARSYLRRPAVVYIGSAGKPHERVEQKVFLMSEGEKRKKLLAILEQGFDPPIIIFVNQKKGCDVLAKSLEKMGYNACTLHGGKGQEQREFALSNLKAGAKDILVATDVAGRGIDIQDVSMVVNYDMAKNIEDYIHRIGRTGRAGKSGVAITFLTKEDSTVFYDLKQAILESPVSSCPPELANHPDAQHKPGTILTKKRREETIFA from the exons ATGGCTGGGGAAGTGCCCGACAAGAAGGAGCGG GACCTGTCACCCCCCAAGGAGGAGAGGAAACGCTCGCGCTCCCCGGACAGGGATCGCGACAGGAAGAGCTCCCCGTCCAAGGAGAGAAAGCGG CACCGGTCccgggagaggaggcggggcagcCGGTCCAGATCCCGCTCCAGGTCCAAGTCAGCAGAGAG GGAGCGGAGACACAAAGAGCGTGAGCGCGAGCGGAATAAGAAGGATCGCGAGCGGGAGAAAGATGGACACCGGCGAGACAAGGACAGGAAACGCTCCAG CTTGTCCCCGAGCCGAGGCAAAGACTCCAAATCGCGGAGGGAGCGAGACTcgcggaggggggaggaggaggaggatgcggCGCtgaagaaggagaag GCCCAGCCTCTGtctctggaggagctgctggccaaGAAGAAAGCTGAAGAGGAGGCCGAGGCCAAG CCCAAGTTCCTGTCCAAGGCGGAGCGGGAGGCCGAGGCGCTGAAGCGGCGtcagcaggaggtggaggagcggcagaggctgctggaggatgagaggaagaagaggaagcaGTTTCAGGATCTAGGGAGGAAGATGATGG AGGACCCCCAGGAGCGCGAGCGCAGGGAGCGTCGGGAACGCATGGAACGGGAGACCAACGGCAATGAGGATGAGGAGGGGAGACAGAAAATCCGTGAGGAGAAGGACAAGAGCAAGGAGCTGCATGCTATCAAG gaGCGGTACCTGGGCGGGATCAAGAAGCGCAGACGCACCCGGCACTTGAACGACCGAAAGTTCGTCTTTGAGTGGGACGCATCGGAGGACACGTCCATCGACTACAACCCACT GTACAAGGAGCGACACCAGGTACAGCTGCTCGGCAGGGGCTTCATCGCCGGCATCGACCTGAAGCAGCAGAAGCGGGAGCAGTCGCGCTTCTACGGGGACCTGATGGAGAAGAGGCGGACgctggaggagaaggagcaggagga GGCCCGGCTGCGCAAGCTGCGGAAGAAGGAGGCCAAGCAGCGCTGGGACGATCGGCACTGGTCCCAGAAGAAGCTAGACGAGATGACGGACAGGGACTGGCGTATCTTCCGCGAGGACTACAGCATCACCACCAAGGGAGGCAAGATCCCCAACCCCATCCGGTCCTGGAaggactcctccctgcccccccacatccTGGAGGTGATAGACAAGTGTGGCTACAAG GAGCCCACCCCCATCCAGCGCCAGGccatccccattggcctgcagaACCGCGACATCATCGGCGTGGCTGAGACCGGCAGCGGCAAGACGGCCGCCTTCCTGATCCCACTGCTGGTGTGGATCACGACGCTGCCCAAGATCGACAG GATCGAGGAGTCAGACCAGGGCCCCTACGCCATCATCCTGGCCCCAACCCGTGAGCTGGCCCAGCAGATCGAGGAGGAGACCATCAAGTTTGGGAAGCCTCTGGGTATCCGCACAGTGGCTGTAATCGGGGGCATCTCCCGGGAGGACCAGGGCTTCCGGCTGCGCATGGGCTGCGAG ATTGTCATCGCCACGCCCGGGCGGCTCATTGATGTGCTGGAGAACCGCTACCTGGTGCTGAGCCGCTGCACCTACGTGGTGCTGGACGAGGCGGACAGGATGATCGACATGGGCTTCGAGCCCGACGTGCAGAAGATCTTGGAGCACATGCCCGTCACCAACCAGAAGCCCGACACCGACGAGGCCGAGGACCCGGAGAAGATGCTGGCCAACTTCGAGTCGGGCAAGCACAAGTACAGACAG ACTGTGATGTTCACGGCCACCATGCCCCCGGCGGTGGAGCGCCTGGCCCGTAGCTACCTGCGCCGCCCTGCCGTGGTCTACATCGGCTCAGCCGGCAAGCCCCACGAGCGCGTGGAACAGAAGGTCTTCCTCATGTCCGAGGGGGAGAAGAG aaagAAGCTGCTGGCCATACTGGAGCAGGGCTTCGACCCGCCCATCATCATCTTCGTCAACCAGAAGAAGGGCTGCGACGTGCTGGCTAAGTCCCTGGAGAAGATGGGG tACAACGCCTGCACCCTGCACGGTGGCAAAGGCCAGGAGCAGCGAGAATTCGCCCTCTCCAACCTGAAGGCCGGTGCCAAGGACATTCTGGTAGCCACGGATGTGGCTGGGCGTGGTATCGACATCCAGGACGTCTCCATGGTGGTGAACTACGACATGGCCAAGAACATCGAAG ATTACATCCACCGGATTGGCCGCACGGGCCGAGCCGGCAAGAGCGGAGTGGCCATCACCTTCCTGACCAAGGAGGACTCCACAGTCTTCTACGACCTGAAGCAAGCCATCCTGGAGAGCCCGGTGTCGTCGTGTCCCCCGGAGCTGGCTAACCACCCCGATGCCCAGCACAAGCCGGGCACCATCCTCACCAAGAAGAGACGGGAGGAGACCATCTTTGCGTGA
- the LOC135977027 gene encoding ADP-ribosylation factor 3-like: protein MRMLAEDELRDAVLLVFANKQDLPNAMNAAEITDKLGLHSLRHRNWYIQATCATSGDGLYEGLDWLANQLKNKK, encoded by the exons ATGCGGATGCTGGCCGAGGACGAGCTGCGGGACGCCGTGCTCCTCGTCTTCGCCAACAAGCAG gacctgcCCAACGCCATGAACGCGGCGGAGATCACGGACAAGCTGGGCCTGCATTCCCTGCGTCACCGCAACTGGTACATCCAAGCCACGTGCGCCACCAGCGGCGACGGGCTCTACGAAGGCCTGGACTGGCTGGCCAACCAGCTGAAGAACAAGAAGTGA